From the Brassica napus cultivar Da-Ae chromosome A8, Da-Ae, whole genome shotgun sequence genome, one window contains:
- the LOC125577235 gene encoding eukaryotic initiation factor 4A-6-like, giving the protein MRSRDHTVWATHGDMDQNTRDIIMREFRSGSSRVLITTDLLARGIDVQQVSLVINFDLPTQPENYLHRIGRSGRFGRKGVAINFVTKDDERMLFDIQKFYNVVVEELPSNVADLL; this is encoded by the coding sequence ATGAGGAGCCGTGACCATACGGTGTGGGCGACTCACGGAGACATGGACCAGAACACTAGAGACATTATCATGAGAGAGTTCAGGTCTGGCTCTTCGCGTGTGCTGATCACGACCGATCTCTTGGCTCGTGGGATTGATGTGCAGCAAGTGTCTTTGGTTATTAACTTTGATCTGCCGACTCAGCCTGAGAACTACCTTCACCGTATTGGTAGGAGTGGGAGGTTTGGGAGGAAAGGTGTGGCGATTAACTTTGTGACCAAGGACGATGAGAGGATGCTTTTTGATATTCAGAAGTTTTACAATGTGGTTGTTGAGGAGCTTCCATCAAACGTAGCCGATCTTctttga
- the LOC125577234 gene encoding phospholipid-transporting ATPase 6-like, protein MMEKELILVGATAVEDKLQKGVPQCIDNLAQAGLKIWVLTGDKMETAINIGYACSLLRQGMKQISISFANVEESSQNSETAAKESILMQITNASQMIKIEKDPHAAFALIIDGKTLTYALKDDAKYQFLALAVVCASVICCRVSPKQKALITRLAKEGTGKTTLAIGDGANDVGMIQEADIGVGISGVEGMQAVMASDFSIAQFRFLERLLVVHGHWCYKRIAQMICYFFYKNIAFGLTLFYFEAFTGFSGQSIFNDSYLLLFNVVLTSLPVISLGVFEQDVPSDVCLEFPALYQQGPKNLFFDWYRILGWMGNGVYASIVIFTLNLGIFHVQSFRSDGQTADMNAMGTAMFTCIIWAVNVQIALTMSHFTWIQHVMIWGSIGAWYIFLALYGMLPPKLSGNIFHMLIEVLAPAPIFWLTTLLVIAATTLPYLFHISYQRSVNPLDHHIIQEIKHFKIDLEDERMWKREKSKAREKTKIGFTARVDAKIRQLRVKLQRKHSVLSVMSGTSSNDTTSNSQQT, encoded by the exons ATGATGGAGAAGGAATTGATCCTTGTTGGAGCTACTGCTGTAGAGGACAAACTGCAAAAGGGG GTTCCTCAATGCATAGATAATCTTGCCCAAGCTGGTCTCAAGATATGGGTTTTGACAGGAGATAAGATGGAGACAGCAATAAACATAGG ATACGCCTGCAGTTTACTTCGACAGGGTATGAAGCAGATATCCATTTCATTTGCTAATGTAGAGGAATCATCTCAAAACTCCGAAACT GCTGCAAAGGAGAGTATTTTGATGCAGATCACAAATGCCTCACAGATgatcaaaatagaaaaagatCCACATGCAGCGTTTGCTTTGATCATTGATGGGAAGACACTTACATATGCTTTGAAGGATGATGCCAAGTACCAGTTTCTTGCACTTGCAGTTGTCTGTGCATCAGTAATCTGCTGTCGTGTCTCTCCTAAACAGAAAGCACTT atAACAAGGCTAGCGAAAGAAGGAACAGGGAAGACAACTTTGGCAATCGGTGATGGTGCAAATGATGTTGGCATGATTCAAGAAGCTGATATTGGTGTTGGCATCAGCGGCGTTGAAGGCATGCAG GCTGTAATGGCAAGTGACTTCTCCATAGCCCAGTTTCGCTTTCTGGAGAGACTACTTGTTGTCCACGGACATTGGTGCTACAAGAGAATAGCCCAAATG ATCTGTTACTTCTTCTACAAGAACATAGCGTTTGGCCTAACTCTCTTCTACTTCGAAGCCTTCACCGGATTTTCTGGTCAATCAATATTCAACGACTCCTACTTATTACTCTTCAACGTTGTTCTCACTTCTCTCCCCGTCATTTCTCTCGGAGTTTTCGAACAAGATGTTCCTTCTGATGTCTGCTTAGAG TTCCCTGCATTGTATCAACAAGGCCCCAAGAACCTGTTCTTCGACTGGTACAGGATCCTCGGATGGATGGGGAATGGAGTTTACGCATCCATAGTCATCTTCACACTCAACCTCGGAATCTTCCATGTCCAATCATTCCGCTCTGATGGCCAAACCGCAGACATGAACGCCATGGGAACCGCCATGTTCACTTGCATCATATGGGCAGTAAATGTACAAATAGCTCTCACCATGAGCCACTTCACTTGGATCCAACACGTAATGATTTGGGGAAGCATAGGAGCTTGGTACATCTTCCTCGCCCTTTACGGTATGCTACCACCAAAACTCTCTGGTAACATCTTCCACATGCTCATCGAGGTTCTAGCGCCTGCGCCGATCTTCTGGCTTACCACACTCCTGGTCATTGCCGCTACAACGCTCCCTTACTTGTTTCACATCTCGTACCAAAGATCGGTGAACCCTCTTGACCATCACATTATACAAGAGATCAAGCATTTCAAGATTGATTTAGAGGATGAGAGAATGTGGAAACGAGAGAAGTCCAAGGCTAGAGAGAAGACAAAGATTGGTTTCACGGCTAGAGTTGATGCTAAGATCAGACAGCTAAGAGTGAAGCTTCAGAGGAAACATTCGGTGTTGAGTGTCATGAGTGGGACTTCTTCTAATGATACAACTTCAAACTCACAACAGACTTAA